The Candidatus Zixiibacteriota bacterium genome window below encodes:
- a CDS encoding porin family protein: MNLLSGNNLRRCLFCIAAMLILTSSFAFSQSFPKKIYLGLTLPYNTVGGDFDGSLSLYNSGLQEGFYIPDADGAIGFGAVAGYEKYFNGKLGFGAELAFERTSHDVTQSTWTSTATLIIFSGNLKAFYDASPVEPYLLFGISVPRFTAKNGSVSGTYQSVFEDARFTGVGINLGAGINLYVMPKLNLNAGITYRYINYSRARGIGDWAEIPNGLKGSGINITGGLIYSIPLD, encoded by the coding sequence ATGAATTTACTTTCAGGAAATAATCTGCGCCGATGCCTTTTTTGCATAGCGGCCATGTTAATATTGACTTCGTCTTTTGCATTCTCGCAGTCATTCCCTAAAAAAATCTACCTGGGATTGACCCTGCCCTACAATACCGTCGGTGGCGATTTTGATGGAAGCCTTTCTCTTTATAACAGCGGCCTTCAGGAAGGCTTTTATATCCCTGATGCCGATGGGGCAATCGGATTCGGTGCCGTTGCCGGATATGAAAAATATTTCAACGGAAAATTAGGTTTCGGCGCTGAACTTGCCTTTGAACGGACATCACATGATGTAACGCAAAGCACCTGGACCAGCACTGCTACTCTGATTATCTTCAGTGGCAATCTTAAAGCATTTTATGATGCTTCTCCGGTAGAACCATATTTATTATTCGGCATCTCCGTCCCCCGTTTCACAGCCAAGAACGGCTCCGTCTCAGGAACCTATCAAAGCGTCTTTGAAGACGCCCGATTCACGGGAGTCGGAATCAACCTTGGCGCCGGAATTAATCTTTATGTCATGCCGAAGTTGAATCTCAATGCCGGTATTACCTATCGATACATTAATTACAGCCGGGCCAGGGGCATTGGAGATTGGGCTGAAATTCCTAACGGTTTAAAAGGATCGGGGATAAATATTACCGGGGGATTAATTTACAGCATTCCCCTCGACTGA
- a CDS encoding aminotransferase class I/II-fold pyridoxal phosphate-dependent enzyme produces MEYIDLRSDTITKPSPAMRKAIAEAEVGDDVFRDDPTVLRLEKTVAELFGKEAALYVPSGTMGNQVALKTISEPGWEILCERDCHIVNYETAGPAIHSSLLVNMIDTEYGAFTAEQIESRVRDITIHSPITKIVEVENTHNRHGGTIFPLEEIHRIRRVADRHNLIMHLDGARIWNAHVATGIPLADWVAPFDSVSVCLSKGLGAPIGSVILGNHDFIKRALRTRKLFGGGMRQAGIVAAAGLYAVEHNIPRLAEDHENARLLAEGLSRIDGFDIDLKRVQTNIILADIPKTGLTSMEALKIMREQGVLAVSFGKTRLRFVTHLDVNREQCLKAVKIIAGLKLKK; encoded by the coding sequence ATGGAATATATTGACCTAAGATCCGATACTATCACCAAACCGTCGCCGGCCATGCGGAAGGCTATTGCCGAGGCCGAGGTGGGCGATGATGTTTTCCGTGATGACCCGACTGTTTTGCGTCTGGAAAAAACGGTCGCCGAGCTTTTCGGCAAAGAGGCGGCCCTTTATGTACCTTCCGGAACGATGGGCAACCAGGTGGCTTTGAAAACCATATCGGAGCCGGGCTGGGAAATTCTTTGCGAACGGGATTGTCATATTGTCAATTATGAGACGGCCGGTCCGGCGATCCATTCCTCGCTTTTGGTTAATATGATCGACACCGAATACGGGGCTTTCACGGCCGAGCAAATCGAAAGCCGGGTGCGTGATATTACCATCCACAGTCCGATCACCAAAATTGTAGAGGTTGAGAATACCCATAATCGCCACGGGGGAACCATTTTTCCGCTGGAGGAAATCCATCGGATCAGAAGGGTGGCGGATCGACATAACCTGATCATGCATCTCGACGGGGCGCGAATCTGGAACGCTCATGTGGCAACGGGGATTCCCCTGGCCGATTGGGTGGCACCGTTCGATTCGGTTTCAGTTTGTCTTTCAAAAGGACTTGGGGCGCCGATCGGGTCAGTTATTCTGGGTAATCATGATTTTATCAAGCGGGCATTACGGACTCGCAAGCTGTTCGGGGGCGGGATGCGCCAGGCCGGGATTGTTGCCGCGGCCGGGCTTTATGCGGTCGAGCATAATATTCCCAGGCTGGCCGAGGATCATGAGAACGCGCGTTTGCTGGCCGAGGGGTTGAGCCGAATTGATGGTTTCGATATCGATTTGAAACGGGTGCAGACCAATATTATTCTGGCGGACATCCCCAAAACCGGTTTGACCTCGATGGAGGCCTTAAAAATAATGAGGGAACAGGGAGTTCTGGCAGTGTCCTTCGGCAAAACCAGGCTGCGTTTTGTGACCCATCTGGATGTCAATCGCGAGCAATGTCTTAAGGCCGTCAAAATAATCGCCGGATTGAAATTGAAAAAGTGA
- a CDS encoding MBL fold metallo-hydrolase: MIKWTVLGSASGIPSGERNSSGHVLDLNGDLILFDCGGGVASAFLRAGFDPTRLAAIFISHMHPDHCSDLPLLMQKLYHTRRERSIDIFVPDEAVIPVGRFFDACYLFQEKFPFRANLLAVEDEHRPAGGRVIVRSFLNGHLEGNARLIADYGYTNRMQCYSFLIEGDGKKIYYSSDLASLDDIHPAPDDLDLLILETTHIDLTVLPELISGKKVRKTILTHIADEDESRIREFVADLSGKADITAASDGYTSEL, encoded by the coding sequence ATGATAAAATGGACAGTGCTGGGGTCGGCGTCGGGAATTCCGTCGGGGGAACGAAACAGCTCCGGGCATGTTCTCGACCTCAATGGCGATCTGATCCTGTTCGATTGCGGCGGAGGTGTCGCGTCGGCTTTTCTTCGGGCCGGTTTCGACCCCACCCGGCTGGCGGCGATCTTTATCTCGCATATGCATCCCGATCACTGCTCCGATCTGCCGTTGTTGATGCAAAAATTGTATCATACCCGGCGGGAGAGGTCAATTGATATATTTGTTCCCGATGAGGCGGTTATCCCGGTGGGAAGGTTTTTTGATGCCTGTTACCTGTTTCAGGAAAAATTTCCTTTTCGGGCTAATTTACTGGCGGTCGAGGATGAACATCGGCCGGCCGGCGGCCGGGTAATAGTGCGGTCATTTCTCAATGGGCATCTGGAAGGTAACGCCCGTCTGATTGCCGATTACGGTTATACTAACCGGATGCAATGTTATTCTTTTCTGATCGAGGGGGATGGTAAGAAAATTTATTATTCGTCCGACCTGGCCTCGCTGGATGATATCCACCCCGCCCCCGATGATCTTGATTTGCTGATCCTTGAAACGACCCATATCGATCTGACCGTCCTTCCGGAACTTATATCCGGGAAAAAGGTCCGGAAAACAATCCTGACCCATATTGCCGATGAAGATGAATCGAGAATAAGGGAATTCGTGGCCGATTTATCCGGGAAGGCCGATATTACCGCGGCCTCGGATGGTTATACATCCGAACTTTGA
- the sdhC gene encoding succinate dehydrogenase, cytochrome b556 subunit — MTSDSKLKDVVNDINLNKNIGNFTYWVHRLSGIGLAIYLIMHTYVLSSAISSPEAFSARMGQVQNPFFAVLEVLLVAGVFAHMLNGLRITLTDFFGWTRAHKALFWAAAVLFIILMVIAIILQWPKFSPGSYMAGGN; from the coding sequence ATGACATCAGATTCAAAATTGAAGGATGTCGTCAACGACATCAATTTGAACAAGAATATCGGTAATTTCACATATTGGGTGCATCGTCTCTCCGGAATCGGCCTGGCCATTTACCTGATCATGCATACCTATGTGTTATCATCGGCGATTTCGAGTCCGGAGGCCTTTTCAGCCCGGATGGGTCAGGTGCAGAATCCGTTTTTTGCCGTATTGGAAGTGCTACTGGTGGCCGGGGTTTTCGCCCATATGCTCAACGGTCTCAGAATAACGCTGACCGATTTTTTCGGCTGGACCCGTGCCCACAAGGCCCTTTTCTGGGCGGCGGCGGTTCTTTTTATTATTCTGATGGTTATCGCCATCATTCTCCAGTGGCCGAAATTCAGTCCGGGCAGTTACATGGCGGGAGGAAACTGA
- a CDS encoding FAD-binding protein encodes MFYDIIVVGGGLTGLRAAVAAHDAGIAKVAVISKIHPVRSHSGAAQGGINAALGNHPDGHDDTPDRHAYDTIKGSDFLADQDAVQIMTSDAPGIIIEMEHWGCPFSRYENGKIAQRPFGGAGFPRTCYGADRTGLYLLHTLYEQGVKRGITVLYERFVTKLAIRDGHCAGVVAMNLHSGEFETIGANAVIWATGGSGRVYSVNTTNAHASTGLGVAIPYWAGIPLKDMEFIQFHPTGLDGSSILMTEGCRGEGGYLLNNVGERFMKNYVSEKVMELAPRDIVARSMQTEINEGRGFEDRYLHLDLRHLGAAKIMERLPGIREIAMNFRNVDPIKEPIPVHPAMHYTMGGVDCDKDGVTVCDGFYAAGECACVSVHGANRLGGNSLLETIVFGARAGYHAAGRVKEMSKTEDEETLDRAKREEADRYKQLRSASGRENPYTIKDELARIMMDKIGIFRNKTDMAKAVSEINILRERMKKIRAIPETGKFNYDFLWVSEIAGNLDTALTIAVGALNRTESRGSHFRRDFNKRLDDQWLKHSMFVYREGEPEISYKPVTMGKYEPEERKY; translated from the coding sequence ATGTTTTATGATATTATTGTCGTCGGCGGCGGACTGACCGGACTGAGGGCGGCGGTAGCGGCGCATGATGCCGGTATTGCCAAGGTGGCGGTAATTTCGAAAATTCATCCGGTGCGGTCGCATTCGGGTGCCGCCCAGGGGGGAATCAACGCCGCTCTGGGGAATCACCCGGACGGTCATGATGACACTCCCGACCGTCATGCCTATGACACGATCAAGGGTTCGGACTTTCTGGCCGATCAGGACGCGGTTCAGATAATGACCTCGGACGCCCCGGGGATTATCATCGAGATGGAACACTGGGGTTGTCCTTTTTCCAGATACGAAAACGGCAAAATCGCCCAACGGCCGTTCGGGGGGGCGGGATTTCCCCGCACCTGTTACGGGGCCGATCGAACCGGGTTGTACTTATTGCATACCCTCTACGAACAGGGGGTCAAACGCGGGATAACGGTTTTGTACGAACGTTTTGTCACCAAACTGGCGATTCGAGACGGTCATTGTGCCGGGGTGGTGGCGATGAATCTCCACAGCGGCGAATTCGAAACTATCGGAGCCAATGCCGTTATCTGGGCGACCGGCGGTTCGGGGCGGGTTTATTCGGTCAACACCACCAACGCTCATGCCTCGACGGGACTCGGAGTGGCCATACCGTACTGGGCCGGAATACCTTTAAAAGATATGGAATTCATTCAATTCCATCCAACCGGACTGGACGGTTCCTCGATCCTGATGACCGAGGGATGTCGGGGAGAGGGCGGCTACCTGCTCAACAATGTCGGCGAACGCTTCATGAAAAACTACGTTTCCGAGAAAGTGATGGAACTGGCGCCGCGGGATATCGTGGCCCGTTCCATGCAAACCGAAATCAACGAGGGACGAGGGTTCGAGGACCGTTATTTGCATCTAGATCTGCGGCATCTGGGGGCGGCCAAAATCATGGAACGGCTTCCGGGTATCAGGGAAATCGCCATGAATTTCCGCAATGTCGATCCTATCAAGGAGCCGATTCCGGTGCATCCGGCCATGCATTACACCATGGGCGGAGTGGACTGCGATAAAGACGGGGTGACAGTTTGTGACGGTTTCTATGCCGCCGGAGAATGTGCCTGTGTTTCGGTCCATGGTGCCAATCGTCTGGGCGGAAATTCGCTTCTGGAGACGATTGTTTTCGGGGCCCGGGCCGGTTACCATGCCGCCGGACGGGTTAAGGAAATGTCGAAAACCGAGGATGAGGAAACGCTGGACCGGGCCAAAAGAGAGGAAGCCGATCGGTACAAGCAGCTTCGCAGTGCTTCCGGCCGGGAGAATCCCTATACTATCAAGGATGAACTGGCCCGGATCATGATGGATAAGATCGGGATTTTCCGCAACAAGACCGATATGGCCAAGGCGGTCAGCGAAATTAATATTCTCCGGGAACGGATGAAGAAAATCCGGGCTATTCCCGAAACCGGTAAATTCAATTATGATTTTCTGTGGGTGTCCGAGATTGCCGGGAATCTGGATACGGCCCTGACCATTGCGGTCGGGGCGCTCAACCGGACCGAATCGCGCGGCTCTCATTTCCGGCGCGATTTCAACAAACGCCTTGACGATCAATGGCTGAAACACTCCATGTTTGTTTATCGGGAGGGTGAGCCGGAAATATCGTATAAGCCCGTGACCATGGGTAAGTACGAACCCGAGGAAAGGAAATATTGA
- a CDS encoding succinate dehydrogenase iron-sulfur subunit, whose product MAIFKVFRYNPDTEDMAHFQEYQMPDTSSMTVLEGLYYILENLDPTLAFRSSCRQGVCGSCAMHINGQYRLACETQVAAMGEIVTVRPLSHMKIIRDLVVDLTPFFKQFEAIKPYLIDDGNPPEKEYLQSPKDRLKLDHLVDCIFCAACYGSCPVLATDQKYLGPQALLKALRWVDDSRDTATNERLAYLATDYGVFRCHTIFNCQQVCPKDLDPTGAIGKLKMKAIKAKFLGRLKKTGSD is encoded by the coding sequence ATGGCGATTTTCAAGGTTTTTCGATACAATCCCGACACAGAGGATATGGCGCATTTTCAGGAATACCAAATGCCCGATACCAGTTCGATGACGGTCCTCGAGGGGCTTTACTATATCCTCGAGAATCTGGATCCGACCCTGGCTTTCCGTTCTTCGTGCCGGCAGGGTGTCTGCGGATCATGCGCCATGCATATCAACGGGCAGTACCGCCTGGCCTGCGAAACGCAGGTGGCGGCGATGGGGGAGATTGTGACAGTGCGACCGCTGTCGCACATGAAAATAATCCGCGACCTGGTGGTTGACCTGACCCCGTTTTTTAAGCAATTCGAGGCTATCAAGCCGTATCTTATCGATGACGGCAACCCGCCGGAGAAGGAATATCTGCAATCGCCGAAAGATCGTCTCAAGCTGGATCACCTGGTTGATTGTATTTTCTGTGCGGCTTGTTACGGGTCCTGCCCGGTATTGGCGACCGACCAGAAATATCTTGGGCCGCAAGCGCTGTTAAAAGCCTTGCGGTGGGTGGATGATTCCCGCGATACGGCCACCAACGAACGGCTGGCCTATCTGGCGACCGATTACGGGGTGTTCCGGTGCCATACCATTTTCAACTGCCAGCAGGTTTGTCCCAAGGATCTCGATCCGACGGGGGCGATCGGGAAGCTGAAAATGAAGGCGATCAAGGCGAAGTTCCTGGGGCGGTTGAAAAAGACGGGAAGCGATTGA
- a CDS encoding FAD-binding protein, translating to MPYPQELKELIKIVESTRAERVERKKKNEEVPFLSLDERKEMLNNHPDFKEEGRRPLKVGPSKNYRIAHEMCNLLEARSRVNPDDIDLSKIDYETDVLVIGGGGAGTAAALLAQEQGAKVIIATKLRHGDANTMMAEGGIQAATKGHKDSPYYHYLDVMGGGHFNNVPELVEKLVTEAPDVIKWLESLGCNFSKFPDGTLHTIHGGGTSRKRMHYAADITGAEMMRTIRDEARNRIADIKVIEFSPAVELLLNEKGHCAGAVLYNMETEEYFIIKAKSVVMATGGSGRLHIQGFMTTNHYGATADGIVMGYRAGVPVCFLHTVQYHPTGIVFPEQAEGILITEKFRGSGANLVNIDGQQFVNEREPRDVEAASIIKECIGRGKGIPTPTGKMGIWLDSPMIDMLSGEGTVEREFPGKFILYKRFGIDISKDPMLIYPTLHYQNGGLEFKNTGETKVPGLYVAGEVGGGIHGENRLMGNSLLDIMVFGRIAGKSATIYAREKANGSKLSLEHVVRYNKEVAEAGIEPEKVAPMLLPDYTSSSTKARQYTTRYLGTMRTFK from the coding sequence ATGCCGTATCCACAGGAATTAAAAGAACTCATCAAAATCGTCGAGAGCACCCGGGCGGAACGGGTCGAACGGAAAAAGAAAAACGAGGAAGTCCCGTTTCTTTCCCTTGACGAACGCAAGGAAATGCTCAATAACCACCCCGATTTCAAAGAAGAGGGCCGTCGGCCGCTCAAGGTCGGTCCCTCCAAAAACTATCGTATCGCTCATGAAATGTGTAATCTCCTTGAGGCTCGTAGCCGAGTCAATCCCGATGACATAGACCTGTCTAAAATCGATTATGAAACCGATGTCCTGGTGATCGGCGGAGGCGGAGCCGGAACGGCCGCCGCTCTTCTGGCCCAGGAACAGGGAGCCAAAGTCATTATCGCCACCAAGCTCCGTCACGGCGACGCCAACACCATGATGGCCGAGGGCGGAATCCAGGCCGCCACCAAGGGCCATAAGGATTCTCCTTATTATCACTATCTCGATGTCATGGGCGGCGGACATTTTAACAATGTCCCGGAATTGGTTGAAAAACTTGTTACCGAAGCCCCTGACGTGATCAAATGGCTTGAGAGTCTCGGGTGCAATTTCTCCAAGTTCCCCGATGGGACGCTTCATACCATTCACGGCGGCGGAACCAGCCGCAAAAGAATGCACTATGCGGCCGACATCACCGGGGCCGAGATGATGCGCACTATTCGCGATGAGGCCCGTAACCGGATAGCCGATATCAAAGTCATTGAATTCTCTCCGGCCGTGGAACTGCTCCTCAATGAAAAAGGCCACTGCGCCGGGGCCGTTCTGTATAACATGGAAACCGAGGAATATTTTATCATTAAGGCCAAATCCGTCGTCATGGCCACCGGCGGTTCCGGCCGCCTGCATATTCAGGGTTTTATGACCACCAACCACTATGGCGCGACTGCCGATGGTATCGTCATGGGTTACCGGGCCGGTGTTCCCGTCTGTTTCCTTCATACCGTCCAGTACCACCCGACGGGAATCGTTTTCCCGGAACAGGCCGAAGGTATCCTGATTACCGAGAAATTCCGCGGATCCGGCGCCAATTTGGTCAATATCGATGGACAGCAGTTTGTTAATGAACGCGAGCCGCGCGATGTCGAGGCCGCTTCCATTATTAAGGAATGTATCGGCAGAGGCAAAGGCATCCCGACGCCGACGGGCAAGATGGGTATCTGGCTTGATTCCCCGATGATTGACATGCTTTCCGGTGAGGGCACTGTCGAGCGCGAATTCCCCGGAAAATTCATTCTTTATAAACGGTTCGGTATCGATATCTCCAAAGATCCGATGTTGATCTATCCCACCCTGCACTACCAGAATGGCGGCCTTGAATTTAAAAATACCGGTGAGACAAAAGTCCCGGGATTATACGTGGCCGGCGAGGTCGGCGGCGGGATTCATGGCGAAAACCGGCTGATGGGTAATTCCCTTCTCGATATTATGGTTTTCGGCCGTATTGCCGGCAAAAGTGCCACTATTTATGCCAGGGAAAAAGCCAATGGCAGTAAATTGTCTCTGGAACATGTGGTCAGGTACAATAAGGAAGTCGCCGAAGCCGGAATCGAACCGGAAAAAGTGGCTCCGATGCTTCTTCCTGATTACACCAGCAGTAGCACCAAGGCCCGTCAATACACCACCAGGTATCTGGGCACGATGCGAACATTTAAGTAG
- a CDS encoding 4Fe-4S dicluster domain-containing protein — MKEKVAAVEAKMIPIYIMGKKYDVPESLTIMKAMEYAGYKYIRGCGCRGGVCGACSTVYRRPNDYKIYTGLACQTVVEPEMYLTQLPFYPALRATYDFAELTGEPEQIFELYPELFRCVACNACTKVCPMDVEVMDYIAALKRGDIKAAAQISFDCIQCGLCASRCMGELPQYHIAQLARRLNGAYLTPRAEHLKTMVANIEAGRYTECLGKLKASDEENLKKLYTAREMEPASAGEDWTPKENTCL, encoded by the coding sequence ATGAAAGAAAAAGTGGCGGCCGTGGAAGCCAAAATGATTCCCATCTATATCATGGGAAAAAAATACGATGTGCCCGAGTCGCTGACGATTATGAAAGCGATGGAGTATGCCGGGTATAAGTATATCCGGGGATGCGGCTGTCGCGGCGGCGTCTGCGGCGCCTGCAGTACGGTTTACCGTAGACCCAATGATTATAAAATATACACCGGGCTCGCCTGCCAGACAGTGGTCGAACCGGAGATGTACCTGACCCAGTTGCCGTTTTACCCGGCCCTGCGGGCCACCTATGATTTCGCCGAATTGACCGGGGAACCGGAACAGATTTTCGAGCTCTATCCCGAGCTGTTCCGATGCGTGGCCTGCAATGCCTGCACCAAGGTCTGCCCGATGGATGTCGAAGTGATGGACTATATCGCCGCTCTCAAGCGTGGAGATATCAAGGCGGCCGCCCAGATTTCGTTCGATTGCATCCAGTGTGGATTGTGCGCCAGCCGGTGTATGGGTGAATTGCCCCAGTATCATATCGCCCAGCTGGCCCGCCGCCTGAACGGCGCCTATCTGACTCCCCGGGCCGAACACCTGAAAACCATGGTGGCCAATATCGAGGCCGGACGTTATACCGAATGTCTCGGCAAACTCAAGGCGTCCGATGAGGAAAATCTGAAAAAGCTGTACACCGCGCGTGAAATGGAACCGGCGTCGGCGGGAGAAGACTGGACCCCCAAAGAAAATACCTGTTTGTAA
- a CDS encoding CoB--CoM heterodisulfide reductase iron-sulfur subunit B family protein — translation MKLSYYPGCTLKTKAKNLELSALAALKALGIEVDELERWNCCGAVYSLADDDLIHLVAPVRDLIRVKESGHDTVMTLCSMCFNTLARANELMKHDEEKRFTINTFMDEEPDYAGEVKVVHFLDFIRDDYGFDKLKEKVINPLTGLKVAPYYGCTLLRPREVAIDKPDNPSVLHRFLEALGATVVDFPSSTTCCGTYQVLGAPEASLRVSHEILGDAVRHGTEALALTCPLCDYNLGRRQDKMLEKYDDAGEVPVYYFTQLMAIALGVDPGISHFELNRKSALELLKARNLIKASA, via the coding sequence ATGAAATTGAGCTATTATCCCGGATGTACTCTAAAAACCAAGGCCAAAAATCTGGAACTCTCCGCCCTGGCCGCTCTCAAAGCGCTGGGGATCGAGGTCGATGAGCTGGAACGATGGAACTGCTGCGGGGCGGTTTATTCGCTGGCCGATGATGATCTAATTCACCTGGTGGCGCCCGTCCGTGATCTGATCCGTGTCAAAGAAAGCGGTCACGACACTGTTATGACACTGTGTTCAATGTGCTTCAATACCCTGGCCCGCGCCAATGAGTTGATGAAACACGATGAGGAAAAACGATTCACCATCAATACTTTCATGGATGAGGAACCCGATTATGCCGGGGAAGTGAAAGTCGTGCATTTTCTTGATTTCATCCGTGACGATTATGGTTTCGATAAATTAAAGGAAAAAGTAATCAATCCCCTGACCGGCTTGAAAGTCGCACCGTACTACGGATGTACCCTTTTACGACCAAGGGAAGTGGCTATCGACAAACCCGATAATCCGTCAGTCCTGCATCGATTTCTTGAGGCCCTCGGAGCCACGGTGGTTGATTTCCCGTCATCGACTACCTGTTGCGGAACTTATCAGGTCCTGGGCGCACCCGAGGCCTCGCTCCGGGTTTCACATGAGATTCTCGGCGATGCCGTCCGGCATGGCACCGAAGCCCTGGCCCTGACCTGTCCCCTGTGCGACTACAACCTGGGCCGTCGGCAGGATAAGATGCTGGAGAAGTACGACGATGCCGGCGAGGTGCCGGTTTACTATTTCACCCAGTTAATGGCCATTGCCCTTGGCGTTGATCCAGGTATTTCGCATTTTGAACTAAACCGGAAAAGCGCCCTGGAACTTCTGAAAGCTCGTAATTTAATCAAGGCTTCGGCATGA
- a CDS encoding 4Fe-4S dicluster domain-containing protein, which produces MPLFISKRDTDDKLRRKVMEISGQNFQTCFQCGTCSGSCPMADHITVIPRKIMALLQLGNKKALEEANTPWICASCHTCMVRCPRGIDIPRVMEALRLLKLRRNIDHVELKKIKPEEVSDLPQIAMVSGFRKMTS; this is translated from the coding sequence ATGCCACTTTTCATATCCAAACGCGACACCGACGATAAGTTGCGGCGGAAAGTTATGGAAATCAGCGGCCAGAATTTTCAAACATGTTTCCAGTGCGGAACCTGCTCCGGATCATGTCCCATGGCCGACCATATTACCGTTATTCCGCGAAAAATCATGGCTCTTCTGCAACTGGGGAATAAAAAGGCTCTCGAGGAGGCCAATACCCCATGGATCTGCGCTTCATGTCATACCTGCATGGTTCGTTGCCCGCGCGGAATTGATATTCCCCGGGTCATGGAGGCACTGCGTCTGCTAAAACTCCGTCGGAATATCGATCACGTGGAACTGAAAAAGATTAAACCCGAAGAAGTCTCCGACCTGCCCCAGATCGCTATGGTTTCCGGCTTCCGCAAGATGACATCGTGA
- a CDS encoding acetate--CoA ligase family protein, producing the protein MRLYEHEGKELFARFKIPIPAGEIALNTDEAKKIATEIGLPVVLKSQVLTGGRGKAGGIKVVDSPQAAEIVAGELFRLKINGFPVEKILVEPKLNIARELYIGVTIDRVNYKLVVIASSEGGVDIEETAAKTPEKIYRRSFDIDQEMYGFEAITIAKGIGLDSELIKTGSAIISGLFKLFKKYDAKLAEINPLVVTTDGKLIAADSRVSLDDDAVFRHPELAEMGIEKRHEEGEMTPREQKATEWGIPYLDLDGNIGMFPGGAGFGIMGNDFIHYYGGKPANFMDSGGGPTPERLARMLVLLDENPEVKAIFGARFGGISRCDDFAKGVIMFLKDHGLSKPMVCRMTGNMWQEGVRLFDEAKKQNPELFRKFEFHGIETPIEEISKRAVELAREAEGGW; encoded by the coding sequence ATGAGACTTTATGAACATGAGGGCAAAGAGCTTTTTGCCAGATTTAAAATCCCCATCCCGGCCGGGGAAATAGCTCTGAATACGGACGAAGCGAAGAAAATAGCTACGGAAATCGGTCTGCCGGTGGTGTTGAAGTCGCAGGTTTTGACCGGCGGGCGCGGTAAAGCAGGTGGAATAAAAGTGGTTGATAGCCCCCAGGCCGCCGAAATTGTTGCGGGGGAGTTATTCCGTCTTAAAATCAATGGTTTTCCGGTCGAAAAAATCCTGGTGGAACCAAAACTGAATATCGCCCGGGAGCTGTATATCGGGGTGACTATCGATCGGGTTAATTATAAGCTGGTTGTGATCGCTTCCTCGGAAGGCGGCGTTGATATTGAGGAAACGGCGGCCAAAACGCCGGAGAAGATATATCGCCGGTCGTTTGATATTGATCAGGAGATGTATGGATTCGAGGCCATAACCATCGCCAAGGGGATCGGCCTGGATTCCGAGCTGATTAAGACCGGATCGGCCATAATTTCCGGCCTGTTTAAATTGTTCAAAAAGTATGATGCCAAACTGGCCGAAATCAATCCACTGGTCGTTACCACGGATGGTAAATTGATTGCCGCCGACAGCCGGGTGTCACTTGATGATGATGCCGTTTTCCGTCATCCGGAACTGGCGGAAATGGGGATCGAAAAAAGGCACGAGGAAGGGGAAATGACGCCGCGCGAGCAGAAAGCCACCGAGTGGGGGATACCGTATCTTGATCTGGACGGCAATATCGGCATGTTTCCCGGGGGGGCCGGATTCGGTATCATGGGTAACGATTTTATTCATTATTATGGTGGCAAGCCGGCCAATTTCATGGATTCCGGCGGCGGACCAACTCCGGAACGGCTGGCCCGGATGCTGGTTCTGCTCGATGAAAATCCCGAGGTTAAGGCTATTTTCGGGGCGAGATTCGGCGGTATCTCACGTTGCGATGATTTCGCCAAAGGGGTAATCATGTTTCTCAAAGACCACGGACTTTCCAAACCGATGGTTTGCCGGATGACCGGGAATATGTGGCAGGAAGGGGTGCGTCTTTTCGATGAGGCCAAGAAGCAAAATCCGGAGTTGTTCCGGAAATTCGAATTTCACGGTATCGAGACACCGATTGAGGAGATTTCAAAGCGGGCGGTGGAACTGGCCCGCGAGGCGGAAGGAGGGTGGTGA